Proteins encoded in a region of the Aerosakkonema funiforme FACHB-1375 genome:
- a CDS encoding Ycf66 family protein, whose protein sequence is MLTYILALAVGLGSLGIYLAAFFLPEVHRKSDFYWSGIGLFYALMLWVCAGRITGGVLIGQIAGVALLGWFGWQTLTLRRQLTPVDRQTEIPSGEVAAEKVLSQVDSLKGNLQSKFSNLSVPQGVSQVPQRIGELFASAKNQVQARLSAPKKPKAKPTAVKTPPTGRTVAPTGEVLGSPIPSPEALDADSEVEAIAPGTPTVETPQTDWQAWVTTSTPPAETLKTYPEAVSAESSNRIENIAPEIEIAPPAESLGIGDPGDRKSSESDISATTVDVPSQPSPAGDIPELKRPHPPSPELVEEATGNTEKEEGERKN, encoded by the coding sequence ATGCTTACGTACATATTGGCACTAGCTGTCGGCCTTGGTAGCTTGGGTATTTACCTTGCCGCTTTCTTCTTGCCAGAAGTTCACCGCAAGAGCGATTTTTATTGGAGTGGAATCGGATTATTTTATGCCCTGATGTTATGGGTATGTGCCGGACGGATTACCGGCGGTGTCCTGATCGGGCAAATAGCTGGCGTTGCACTTTTAGGTTGGTTTGGTTGGCAAACCCTGACATTGCGGCGTCAACTGACTCCTGTCGATCGCCAAACAGAAATACCCAGTGGCGAAGTTGCCGCAGAAAAGGTTCTTTCCCAAGTAGATTCTCTCAAAGGCAACCTACAGTCGAAATTCTCAAATTTATCTGTTCCTCAAGGTGTTTCCCAGGTACCTCAAAGGATCGGCGAATTATTCGCGAGCGCGAAAAACCAAGTTCAGGCAAGGCTGTCGGCACCAAAGAAGCCGAAAGCTAAGCCAACTGCTGTAAAGACGCCGCCAACCGGTCGGACTGTCGCCCCAACAGGAGAAGTTCTGGGATCGCCAATTCCCTCACCTGAAGCGCTAGATGCGGACTCGGAAGTTGAAGCGATCGCTCCCGGAACTCCCACAGTAGAGACACCCCAAACAGATTGGCAAGCTTGGGTAACTACCTCAACACCGCCAGCGGAAACGCTGAAAACTTACCCGGAAGCTGTTTCCGCTGAATCATCGAATCGCATCGAAAACATCGCTCCGGAGATAGAAATAGCCCCACCAGCCGAATCGCTGGGTATAGGAGATCCTGGCGATCGAAAGTCATCGGAATCTGACATTTCTGCCACTACAGTGGATGTCCCATCCCAGCCTTCTCCAGCAGGTGATATACCGGAATTGAAGCGACCCCATCCACCTTCTCCGGAACTGGTCGAAGAAGCTACAGGGAACACGGAGAAGGAAGAGGGAGAGAGGAAGAATTAA